One genomic region from Homalodisca vitripennis isolate AUS2020 chromosome 6, UT_GWSS_2.1, whole genome shotgun sequence encodes:
- the LOC124365524 gene encoding piggyBac transposable element-derived protein 3-like codes for MDEEDVVRVDGRFVPLHQLLDFIEGNDDAIPNTGVDITLLPPTNATADMTDEDSGEEDNVEIDNVPPSQVNAPALLEVVKHTF; via the exons ATGGATGAAGAGGACGTTGTTCGTGTGGATGG gagGTTTGTTCCCTTGCACCAACTATTAGACTTTATTGAAGGCAATGATGATGCGATACCAAACACTGGAGTAGATATAACCTTACTACCACCAACAAATGCAACAGCTGATATGACGGATGAAGACTCTGGAGAGGAAGATAATGTTGAGATAGACAATGTCCCTCCAAGCCAAGTGAATGCTCCTGCTTTGCTTGAAGTAGTAAAACATACCTTTTGA
- the LOC124364739 gene encoding WD repeat-containing protein 74, giving the protein MDFQVFVGGLSGVFKGLKISHNKGVHNVKNLQKLKEITQRNEVTVLNWADKLESEILIGYGSQLVKIFDLNTNTFTYSEEKKVGDGSICGIFKLNESLVTAVESGVVKVWKENSTVLDTGGPLSRMRQSPSQETIIGTGGKENDLKLWDLETGKTTFQAKNVRHDELELRVPVWVMDLAFKPNSSQVAVATRYGHVRLYDPSTPTRRPVCQVTAKDLSFTCIANAPKENHVVVGCTTGNMYLVDLRGKGLLLNKYRGFMGSVRQVACPTTEPYILSVSLDRHFRVHHLNTKQLLFKEYMQSRLSGLLVKSSFTMEDVKEESVEGKEECKEEGEVDEEYENMFDQMEVITDKQNIEEERPRKKQKTKSSKSVTEDKIEDNGQPNSEEDTEDVTENPNKSEKRTRSSTRCKTKRLKKQTSEVIVVN; this is encoded by the exons ATGGATTTTCAAGTTTTCGTTGGTGGGTTGTCCGGAGTTTTTAAAG GTTTAAAAATATCTCACAACAAGGGTGTTCACAATGTGAAAAATctgcaaaaattaaaagaaatcacCCAGAGGAATGAAGTGACCGTTCTGAACTGGGCAGACAAGCTGGAGAGTGAAATATTGATTGGCTACGGAAGTCAGCTGGTGAAAATATTTGATCTGAACACCAACACTTTTACGTACAGTGAAGAAAAGAAAGTTGGAGATGGTTCGATATGTGGAATATTCAAGTTAAATGA GTCGCTGGTGACAGCGGTAGAGTCGGGTGTGGTGAAAGTATGGAAGGAGAACAGCACAGTGCTGGACACTGGAGGACCACTGAGCCGCATGAGGCAGAGCCCCAGCCAGGAGACCATCATTGGCACAGGGGGGAAAGAGAATGACCTGAAACTGTGGGACCTGGAGACGGGGAAAACTACGTTTCAAGCAAAAAAT GTACGCCATGACGAGTTGGAACTTAGGGTGCCTGTGTGGGTGATGGACTTAGCATTCAAGCCCAACTCCAGCCAAGTAGCCGTGGCCACCAGATACGGCCAT GTCAGACTGTACGACCCCTCAACTCCTACCAGACGACCTGTCTGTCAGGTCACAGCCAAGGATCTGAGTTTCACCTGTATTGCCAATGCACCAAAGGAGAA CCATGTAGTGGTGGGCTGTACGACGGGCAACATGTACTTGGTAGACCTGCGCGGCAAGGGCCTGCTGCTCAACAAGTACCGAGGGTTCATGGGTAGCGTGCGTCAGGTCGCATGTCCCACGACGGAGCCGTACATTCTCAGTGTCAGCCTTGACCGTCACTTCCGTGTGCACCATCTCAACACCAAACAGCTATTGTTTAAG gaATACATGCAGTCTCGATTATCAGGCTTACTTGTCAAGTCAAGTTTTACAATGGAAGATGTAAAGGAAGAGAGCGTGGAGGGTAAAGAGGAGTGTAAAGAAGAAGGCGAAGTAGATGAAGAGTATGAAAATATGTTTGATCAAATGGAAGTGATAACTGATAAACAGAATATTGAAGAAGAGAGGCCAAGAAAGaaacagaaaacaaaaagtaGCAAAAGTGTAACAGAGGATAAAATTGAAGATAATGGTCAACCAAACTCTGAAGAGGATACAGAAGATGTAACTGAAAATCCAAACAAGTCAGAAAAAAGAACAAGATCGTCAACCAGATGTAAAACAAAacggttaaaaaaacaaacatctgAAGTCATTGTTGTTAACTAg